In one Vulgatibacter incomptus genomic region, the following are encoded:
- a CDS encoding M20/M25/M40 family metallo-hydrolase: MTFDLLSAARDLIAADSVSARGNLRAVEVLEKVAHSLGLETYRQEAEALGTAQANLVVHPRGAPPTDGSLLLVTHTDTVGSGPLELWTKTNPWVLAQDEDTLYGLGVADVKLDALAKLQALASAPPEAAGKVAFLGTFAEEVGCLGAKHFVRYGRFRPAWASCGEPSELRIIDAHKGYLVANVELIDPGAPDASAERLRLTFGGQAAHSSTPHLGVNAIDRAFAFCSHHGVEIEWAEGGDLANKVPARCVVEVPALPGLDAAAIAEGVAVEKVRDPKRSIARALEVGRRISGELRKAVLESPPKEDSRFDPATAVFNNGVVRSDGNRLEFTCDARLLPGHDPVAIFDRIEAAGGQLARTFGLTMRIDRARANPAMALPAKSRLRDAAMETSRALGLNPSPQAKPTNTEGGVFVSAGIEAIVFGPGRSTGNAHTANEWQSLSQLQDAARWYAQLVRNLCA; encoded by the coding sequence ATGACCTTCGATCTCCTCAGCGCGGCCCGCGACCTGATCGCCGCCGACTCGGTATCCGCACGCGGCAACCTCCGGGCGGTGGAAGTGCTGGAGAAGGTGGCCCACAGCCTCGGGCTGGAGACCTACCGCCAGGAAGCCGAGGCCCTCGGCACCGCCCAGGCGAACCTCGTGGTCCACCCGCGCGGGGCGCCCCCCACGGACGGCTCTCTCCTCCTGGTGACCCACACGGACACGGTGGGTTCAGGCCCCCTCGAGCTCTGGACCAAGACCAACCCGTGGGTCCTCGCCCAGGACGAAGACACCCTCTACGGCCTGGGCGTGGCGGACGTGAAGCTCGACGCGCTCGCGAAGCTGCAAGCGCTCGCGAGCGCGCCCCCGGAGGCCGCCGGCAAGGTCGCCTTTCTGGGCACCTTCGCCGAGGAGGTGGGCTGCCTCGGCGCCAAGCACTTCGTCCGCTACGGCAGGTTTCGGCCGGCGTGGGCGTCCTGCGGCGAGCCCTCCGAGCTGCGGATCATCGACGCGCACAAGGGCTACCTCGTGGCCAACGTCGAGCTCATCGATCCCGGCGCGCCCGACGCGAGCGCCGAGCGGCTCCGTCTCACCTTCGGTGGCCAGGCGGCTCACAGCTCCACCCCGCACCTCGGCGTGAACGCGATCGATCGCGCCTTCGCCTTCTGCAGCCACCACGGTGTGGAGATCGAGTGGGCGGAGGGCGGCGACCTCGCGAACAAGGTCCCCGCCCGCTGCGTGGTGGAGGTCCCCGCCCTCCCCGGCCTCGATGCGGCCGCCATCGCCGAGGGCGTCGCGGTCGAGAAAGTGCGGGATCCCAAGCGCTCGATCGCGCGGGCCCTCGAGGTGGGCCGCCGGATCTCCGGGGAGCTCCGGAAGGCGGTGCTCGAGTCGCCTCCGAAGGAGGACTCCCGCTTCGATCCCGCCACCGCCGTCTTCAACAACGGAGTCGTCCGCTCGGACGGGAACCGCCTCGAGTTCACCTGCGATGCGCGGCTCCTGCCGGGCCACGATCCCGTCGCGATCTTCGACCGAATCGAGGCCGCCGGCGGACAGCTCGCCCGCACCTTCGGGCTCACCATGCGGATCGACCGGGCCCGGGCCAACCCCGCGATGGCGCTCCCTGCGAAGTCGAGGCTGCGCGACGCCGCGATGGAGACGTCGCGCGCGCTCGGGCTGAACCCTTCACCCCAAGCGAAACCAACCAACACCGAAGGAGGCGTCTTCGTCTCGGCGGGGATCGAAGCGATCGTCTTCGGCCCCGGCCGCTCGACGGGGAACGCCCACACCGCCAACGAGTGGCAGAGCCTCTCACAGCTCCAGGACGCCGCCCGCTGGTACGCGCAGCTCGTCCGCAACCTCTGCGCATGA
- a CDS encoding arginine N-succinyltransferase, translated as MHLLRDVAPSDLPGLKRLAEVLNTVNLPNDEEALQSIIDKSVRSFGGRIRDPLQREYLFVLEETRTGRLVGTSMVIAQHGTFEAPHVFFEVSQRQSYSSTIERHFQHTVLSIAYHYEGPTEIGGLVVDPELRGQNKPGKQLSYVRFLFIGMHRPWFRDHVLAELLPPLLPDGRSLLWETLGKKFTGLSYMEADRLSRQNKEFIKELFPQSDIYATLFPERVQKVIGRVGPNTEGVKKMLERIGFRYMERIDPFDGGPHFEARTSDVSLIRSLRRCKVLDEDLLREDDHECVLVAAEHKDPNNRFRAVKSPARVEGDQICLPGWARDLLGVSAGDKVASIPFE; from the coding sequence ATGCACCTGCTCCGCGACGTCGCACCCTCGGACCTGCCAGGCCTGAAGCGCCTGGCCGAGGTGCTGAACACGGTCAACCTCCCCAACGACGAGGAGGCGCTGCAATCCATCATCGACAAGTCCGTCCGCTCGTTTGGCGGACGGATCCGCGATCCCCTCCAACGCGAATACCTCTTCGTCCTCGAGGAGACCCGGACCGGACGGCTGGTCGGCACCTCGATGGTGATCGCCCAGCACGGCACCTTCGAAGCGCCCCACGTCTTCTTCGAGGTCTCGCAGCGCCAGAGCTACTCGTCGACGATCGAACGCCACTTCCAGCACACGGTGCTCTCGATCGCCTACCACTACGAGGGCCCCACCGAGATCGGCGGGCTGGTGGTGGATCCGGAGCTGCGCGGGCAGAACAAACCCGGCAAGCAGCTCTCCTACGTGCGCTTCCTCTTCATCGGCATGCACCGGCCGTGGTTCCGCGATCACGTGCTGGCCGAGCTGCTCCCGCCCCTCCTCCCGGACGGCCGATCGCTGTTGTGGGAGACGCTGGGGAAGAAGTTCACCGGGCTGAGCTACATGGAGGCCGACCGCCTCAGCCGGCAGAACAAAGAGTTCATCAAGGAGCTCTTTCCCCAGTCGGACATCTACGCGACGCTCTTCCCGGAGCGGGTGCAGAAGGTGATCGGCCGGGTGGGCCCCAACACCGAGGGCGTGAAGAAGATGCTCGAGCGGATCGGCTTTCGCTACATGGAGCGGATCGATCCCTTCGACGGCGGCCCCCACTTCGAGGCGCGCACGAGTGACGTCTCCCTGATCCGCTCGCTCCGCCGCTGCAAGGTCCTGGACGAGGACCTGCTCCGGGAGGACGACCACGAATGCGTGCTCGTCGCCGCCGAGCACAAGGATCCCAACAACCGGTTCCGGGCGGTGAAGAGCCCCGCCCGCGTCGAGGGCGATCAGATCTGCCTGCCCGGCTGGGCCCGGGATCTCCTCGGCGTATCCGCCGGCGACAAGGTGGCCTCCATCCCGTTCGAGTGA
- a CDS encoding RNA polymerase sigma factor, with the protein MAVDVEELYERYGPMVLRRCRSLLRDDDRALDAMQDVFVQVLRHEARLSAEAPAGLLLRMATNVCLNLIRRNRRKPEDPKEELLLRIASDDRLESRSIARAALSRLFGKEQESTRTMAVMHLVDGLTLEEVAREVGLSVSGVRKRLRTLKERAVAMEEAA; encoded by the coding sequence TTGGCCGTCGACGTCGAGGAGCTCTACGAGCGCTACGGGCCCATGGTCCTGCGCAGGTGCCGCTCGCTGTTGCGGGACGACGACCGCGCGCTCGACGCGATGCAGGACGTCTTCGTGCAGGTGCTGCGCCACGAAGCGCGGCTCTCCGCGGAGGCGCCTGCCGGGCTCCTCCTGCGGATGGCGACCAACGTCTGCCTGAACCTGATCCGGAGAAACCGCCGCAAGCCGGAGGATCCGAAGGAGGAGCTCCTGCTCCGGATCGCCTCGGACGATCGGCTGGAGTCCCGATCGATCGCGCGGGCGGCGCTCTCGAGGCTCTTCGGCAAGGAGCAGGAGAGCACGCGGACGATGGCGGTGATGCATCTGGTCGACGGTTTGACGCTGGAGGAGGTCGCCCGAGAGGTGGGCCTCTCCGTCTCCGGCGTGCGCAAGCGGCTGCGAACGCTCAAGGAGCGGGCTGTCGCGATGGAAGAGGCGGCGTGA
- a CDS encoding caspase family protein gives MKSVLSALLLLNLAIAPTASAEHPQPTRRFSLIVGANDGGAGRVRLRYAGSDADAVARLFVELGGISRGDQVVLLDPDRAALQRGLEEVRKRLARAPAEGSRPELFFYYSGHSDEEGLLLGGERFGYAELRHALDEMPADVRVAILDSCASGALTRRKGGVARPSFLVDASTAVKGHAFLTASSADEAAQESDRLGASFFTHHLVSGLRGAADSTGSGKVTLTEAYRYAFRETLAQTERTTGGAQHPGYEMQLVGSGDLVMTDLRATSAGLVVGDDVEGRIYVRDVAGSLVVEVRKLPAAPLELGLAPGDYTLTLEERGSLYESRIVLTEGRRTRLDRAQLREVQGEATVRRGGDDAPGVDGSAKDYEVIPFSAAVFPEIGSSRRTINHFGLHLIGGRATRLDGTQISLGFNMVDELADGAQVTSGANFAGGGLSGTQVAVGANFSGGRVGGSQVSIGANVADGELSGAQVSVGANHAGGRMEGAQVSVGANFAGGDASGSQISVGTNFAGGNLDGAQIGVGVNGTPGRVDGYQASVGGNYAGGDVVGAQLGVGANFARGDFNGLQAAVGANVVTGSFVGAQLGVGASVIGGDFRGLQTSVGASVVGERMSGLQTGVLGYARSLDGLQLSLVNVAGEVSGSQIGLVNISGGSTDFQLGLVNYADDSDAAIGVVNVSRKGRKDLELFATDVNYVNLAAKLGSRYTYGILTAGVSPGREEPGTRWSFGAGVGTRLDLGWTVDFLDLDLTAHNVHRGWNFDSSTLLNVLRMGAGFRFAERFAVVLGPTLNLNLDFYATDRSKIGLVPGLHHAGKNVDLRFWPGVFAGVQI, from the coding sequence ATGAAATCCGTTCTTTCCGCCCTGCTGCTCCTGAACCTCGCGATCGCCCCGACGGCCTCGGCGGAACATCCTCAGCCGACCCGGCGCTTCAGCCTGATCGTCGGCGCGAACGACGGCGGCGCGGGTCGCGTCCGCCTCCGCTACGCGGGCTCCGACGCCGACGCCGTCGCGCGGCTCTTCGTCGAGCTCGGAGGGATCTCCCGCGGCGACCAGGTCGTCCTCCTCGATCCCGACCGGGCTGCGCTCCAGCGGGGCCTCGAGGAAGTGCGAAAGCGGCTCGCCCGTGCCCCGGCAGAGGGATCGCGACCCGAGCTCTTCTTCTACTACTCCGGCCATTCCGATGAGGAGGGCCTCCTCCTCGGTGGCGAGCGCTTCGGCTACGCGGAGCTCCGCCACGCCCTCGACGAGATGCCGGCGGACGTGCGCGTCGCCATCCTCGACTCCTGCGCGTCGGGCGCCCTCACCCGCCGCAAGGGGGGCGTGGCGCGGCCGTCGTTCCTGGTCGACGCCTCCACTGCGGTGAAGGGCCACGCCTTCCTCACGGCCAGCTCCGCCGACGAGGCGGCGCAGGAGTCCGACCGCCTCGGCGCCTCCTTCTTCACCCACCACCTCGTCTCGGGCCTCCGCGGCGCCGCCGACTCCACGGGGAGCGGCAAGGTCACGCTCACCGAGGCCTACCGCTACGCCTTCCGCGAGACCCTGGCCCAGACCGAGCGCACCACCGGCGGCGCCCAGCACCCTGGCTACGAGATGCAGCTCGTCGGCTCCGGCGATCTGGTGATGACCGACCTGCGCGCCACCTCCGCCGGGCTGGTCGTGGGCGACGACGTCGAAGGCCGCATCTACGTCCGCGACGTCGCGGGCAGCCTCGTGGTGGAGGTGCGCAAGCTGCCGGCCGCGCCGCTCGAGCTCGGTCTGGCGCCGGGGGACTACACCCTCACCCTCGAGGAGAGGGGCTCCCTCTACGAATCCCGGATCGTCCTCACCGAGGGCAGGCGTACCCGGCTCGACCGCGCGCAGCTCCGCGAGGTCCAGGGCGAGGCAACGGTGCGGCGAGGCGGCGACGATGCCCCCGGCGTCGACGGATCCGCGAAAGATTACGAGGTCATCCCCTTCAGCGCCGCCGTCTTCCCCGAGATCGGCTCCTCCCGCCGCACGATCAATCACTTCGGGCTCCACCTGATTGGAGGCCGCGCCACCCGCCTCGACGGGACCCAGATCAGCCTCGGCTTCAACATGGTCGACGAGCTCGCCGACGGCGCGCAGGTCACCTCTGGCGCGAACTTCGCCGGCGGCGGACTCAGCGGGACCCAGGTCGCAGTCGGCGCCAACTTCTCGGGTGGCCGCGTGGGCGGCTCCCAGGTCTCCATCGGCGCCAACGTCGCCGATGGGGAGCTGAGCGGAGCACAGGTCTCCGTCGGCGCGAACCATGCCGGCGGCCGCATGGAAGGCGCGCAGGTGTCCGTGGGCGCGAACTTCGCAGGAGGCGACGCGAGCGGATCCCAGATCTCCGTCGGCACGAACTTCGCGGGTGGGAACCTGGACGGAGCTCAGATCGGCGTCGGGGTGAACGGCACGCCCGGGCGCGTCGACGGCTACCAGGCCTCGGTAGGGGGAAACTACGCCGGAGGCGACGTCGTGGGCGCCCAGCTCGGCGTCGGGGCCAACTTCGCGCGCGGCGACTTCAACGGGCTCCAGGCGGCGGTCGGCGCGAACGTCGTCACCGGCTCCTTCGTGGGCGCCCAGCTCGGCGTAGGCGCGAGCGTCATCGGAGGTGACTTCCGGGGCCTCCAGACCTCGGTCGGCGCCAGCGTCGTCGGCGAGCGGATGTCCGGGCTCCAGACCGGTGTCCTCGGCTACGCCCGCAGCCTCGACGGCCTCCAGCTCTCCCTCGTCAACGTGGCGGGCGAGGTCTCGGGCTCGCAGATCGGCCTCGTAAACATCTCCGGCGGCTCGACCGACTTCCAGCTCGGCCTCGTCAACTACGCCGACGACTCCGACGCGGCCATTGGCGTCGTGAACGTCTCGCGGAAGGGCCGCAAGGATCTCGAGCTCTTCGCGACCGACGTGAACTACGTCAACCTCGCCGCCAAGCTCGGCTCGCGCTACACCTACGGGATCCTCACCGCCGGCGTCTCGCCGGGCCGCGAGGAGCCCGGCACCCGATGGAGCTTCGGCGCCGGCGTTGGCACCCGCCTCGACCTCGGCTGGACCGTCGACTTCCTCGACCTCGACCTCACCGCCCACAACGTCCACCGAGGCTGGAACTTCGATTCCAGCACCCTCCTCAACGTGCTGCGCATGGGCGCGGGCTTCCGCTTCGCCGAGAGGTTCGCGGTGGTCCTCGGCCCCACGCTGAACCTCAACCTGGACTTCTACGCGACGGATCGCTCCAAGATCGGCCTCGTCCCCGGCCTGCACCACGCGGGGAAGAACGTCGACCTCCGCTTCTGGCCCGGCGTGTTCGCGGGCGTCCAGATCTGA
- the argB gene encoding acetylglutamate kinase: MTLSAHRGRWFVIKLGGELLAPGKLAGVAEAIHAFREAGVRVAIVHGGGPQANELTRRLGLEPKQIGGRRVTDEAVLRVMKQALAGEASVDLAAQLRSHGVNVVGLAGVSAGLVDAVKRPPRVITGGPPEPVDLGWVGDVVGVNCALLETLAAAGYVPAISSLSGDAKGNVYNINADTVATRVAAELRAAKLLLVAGVPGVLRDAKDPATRLPRLTPAESDRLIADGVITGGMIPKVQEALGGLAAGIEAVHVCGAGPGQLLAEAAEPGSSGTVFAAA; the protein is encoded by the coding sequence ATGACGCTCTCGGCTCATCGCGGTCGATGGTTCGTGATCAAGCTCGGCGGCGAGCTGCTGGCGCCCGGCAAGCTCGCCGGCGTCGCGGAGGCGATCCACGCCTTCCGCGAGGCCGGCGTGCGAGTCGCCATAGTCCACGGTGGCGGCCCCCAGGCCAACGAGCTCACCCGTCGCCTCGGCCTGGAGCCCAAGCAGATCGGCGGCCGCCGCGTCACCGACGAAGCCGTGCTCCGCGTGATGAAGCAGGCCCTCGCAGGAGAAGCCAGCGTAGATCTCGCCGCCCAGCTCCGCTCGCACGGCGTGAACGTCGTCGGCCTGGCCGGCGTCTCCGCGGGCCTCGTCGACGCGGTCAAGCGGCCGCCGCGGGTGATCACCGGCGGCCCGCCCGAGCCCGTCGATCTCGGCTGGGTCGGCGACGTGGTCGGCGTGAACTGCGCGCTGCTCGAGACGCTCGCCGCTGCCGGCTACGTCCCGGCGATCTCCTCGCTCTCGGGCGACGCGAAGGGCAACGTCTACAACATCAACGCCGACACCGTGGCCACGCGCGTGGCCGCCGAGCTGCGCGCTGCCAAGCTCCTGCTGGTCGCCGGTGTTCCCGGCGTCCTCCGCGATGCCAAGGATCCCGCCACGAGGCTCCCCCGCCTCACGCCCGCCGAGTCCGACCGCCTCATCGCCGACGGCGTGATCACCGGCGGGATGATCCCGAAGGTGCAGGAGGCCCTGGGCGGCCTCGCCGCAGGAATCGAGGCGGTCCACGTCTGTGGCGCCGGCCCGGGCCAGCTCCTCGCCGAGGCCGCCGAGCCCGGCTCTTCCGGTACCGTCTTCGCCGCGGCGTGA
- the argC gene encoding N-acetyl-gamma-glutamyl-phosphate reductase, with protein sequence MASRVKAALIGGTGYGGAEILRRLLFHPRVEVVRVTAADNIGKRVGEVHFNLAGLTDLRFEELPPKEAAAGVDVVFLAMPHKVTAKVAMELFDLPVRIVDLSGDFRLRSAAEYREFYGVDHPAPERLGTFAYGLPELNREAIRTARYIASPGCFATTIALGLAPLAKTGLLKGPIRTVAATGSSGSGANPQITTHHPLRAVNLRTYKPLSHQHQPEILQTLHDAGGGEVALEFVPVSAPLPRGIFASSFVDVPESVTEERLAKAWRDAYANEPFIRVVEGRFPEVVAVAGGNYVEVAYKLSEAFDGRRSVVCFSALDNLVKGGAGQAIQAFNVMMGFDEGETLREPGLWP encoded by the coding sequence ATGGCGTCTCGGGTGAAGGCGGCACTCATCGGCGGAACGGGCTACGGCGGCGCGGAGATCCTCCGCCGGCTGCTCTTCCATCCCCGGGTCGAGGTCGTCCGGGTCACGGCAGCGGACAACATCGGCAAGCGGGTTGGCGAGGTCCACTTCAACCTCGCGGGCCTCACCGACCTCCGCTTCGAGGAGCTCCCGCCGAAGGAGGCCGCCGCGGGCGTCGACGTCGTCTTCCTCGCGATGCCCCACAAGGTCACCGCCAAGGTGGCGATGGAGCTCTTCGACCTGCCGGTGCGGATCGTCGATCTCTCCGGGGACTTTCGCCTGCGCAGCGCCGCCGAGTACCGCGAGTTCTACGGCGTCGACCATCCCGCTCCCGAGCGCCTCGGCACCTTCGCCTACGGCCTTCCTGAGCTCAACCGGGAGGCGATCCGCACCGCGCGCTACATCGCGTCGCCGGGCTGCTTCGCCACCACCATCGCCCTCGGCCTCGCGCCCCTCGCCAAGACGGGCCTCCTGAAGGGGCCCATCCGCACCGTGGCGGCCACCGGCTCGTCGGGCAGCGGCGCCAACCCGCAGATCACCACCCACCATCCTCTACGTGCAGTGAATCTGCGTACGTACAAGCCCCTCTCCCACCAGCACCAGCCCGAGATCCTCCAGACCCTGCACGACGCCGGCGGCGGGGAGGTCGCCCTCGAGTTCGTGCCCGTGTCCGCGCCGCTGCCGCGGGGCATCTTCGCGAGCTCCTTCGTCGACGTCCCCGAGTCGGTGACCGAGGAGCGCCTCGCCAAGGCCTGGCGCGACGCCTACGCGAACGAGCCCTTCATCCGCGTGGTCGAGGGCCGCTTCCCCGAGGTCGTCGCCGTCGCCGGCGGCAACTACGTCGAGGTGGCCTACAAGCTCTCCGAGGCCTTCGACGGGCGGCGGTCGGTGGTCTGCTTCTCCGCCCTCGACAACCTCGTGAAGGGCGGCGCCGGGCAGGCGATCCAGGCCTTCAACGTGATGATGGGCTTCGACGAGGGCGAGACGCTGCGCGAGCCCGGCCTCTGGCCGTAG